One stretch of Podospora bellae-mahoneyi strain CBS 112042 chromosome 2, whole genome shotgun sequence DNA includes these proteins:
- a CDS encoding hypothetical protein (EggNog:ENOG503NW0Q; COG:I), producing MVINSRWTVDIPRSSLQKWIFGSATEPLADTKSFIDPENPDSNYITLSDYRLLSKRVALGLQKAGLKTGERVLIFSGNNIFFPSIFLGVLMAGGIFTGANPTMVTRELAYQLRDSGASYMFVAEAALKTGLEAAKEAGLPRDRVFILGGNTPVAPELIASTNPSPGVQGKAEGARHWTELLVGNRSQAEKWSWQEPADPENTLCCLNYSSGTTGVPKGVMITHYSYVANSVGVVYINNLDPQFQEKQKRARMVCFLPLYHAYGQTYFVATMPYLRTPVYIMQGFDFVKLLTYIQKFRITTLACVPPIVIAFAKHPAAKKFDLSSVESIGSGAAPLGLEVAREVEKMLPNADYIRQGWGMTEVTCTAMAWDPNSTEGSSGGVGEMNPNCKAKLMALDGKTEITKAGERGELWVSGPTLMRGYWNKPEQTADTIVVDGDGTRWLKTGDISYVEKYEPGGIFHIVDRSKELIKVKGNQVAPAELEALLLENPDVNDAAVVGVTINGEELPRAYIVRNPTSKASEQDVAKWMEGKVTRYKRLKGGVVFVAEIPKNPSGKILRKILRERAAKEVGDSAPKASKLA from the exons ATGGTGATCAACTCAAGATGGACGGTTGATATTCCACGCAGCTCCCTACAGAAATGGATCTTTGGCTCAGCAACCGAACCTCTCGCGGATACAAAGTCGTTTATCGACCCCGAGAACCCCGACAGCAACTACATCACCCTCAGTGACTACCGACTCCTCTCGAAGAGGGTGGCCCTGGGCCTGCAAAAGGCCGGCTTGAAGACTGGCGAACGAGTCTTGATCTTCTCGGGCAACAACATTTTCTTCCCCTCGATTTTCCTCGGCGTTCTCATGGCGGGTGGCATCTTCACTGGTGCCAACCCAACCATGGTGACAAGAGAACTCGCCTATCAGCTTCGCGATAGTGGCGCCAGTTACATGTTTGTTGCCGAGGCAGCTCTGAAGACGGGCCTTGAAGCGGCAAAGGAGGCCGGACTGCCCAGAGATCGCGTCTTCATCCTTGGCGGTAACACCCCTGTCGCTCCCGAGTTGATTGCTTCCACGAACCCGAGCCCAGGTGTTCAGGGGAAGGCGGAAGGGGCCCGACACTGGACCGAGCTGCTTGTTGGCAATCGCTCACAGGCTGAGAAGTGGTCGTGGCAGGAGCCTGCTGACCCAGAGAATACTCTCTGCTGCCTCAACTACAGCAGCGGGACGACGGGAGTGCCCAAGGGTGTCATGATCACTCATTATTCCTATGTTGCCAACAGTGTCGGCGTCGTctacatcaacaacctggaTCCCCAATTTCAAGAGAAGCAGAAGCGAGCCCGGATGGTCTGCTTCCTTCCACTCTATCACGCATACGGTCAGACATACTTCGTCGCCACCATGCCGTACCTCCGTACCCCAGTATACATCATGCAAGGCTTTGATTTTGTGAAGCTTCTCACGTATATCCAAAAGTTTCGCATCACCACCCTGGCTTGCGTACCCCCAATCGTCATCGCCTTTGCCAAGCACCCTGCGGCCAAGAAGTTCGACCTTTCCAGTGTCGAGAGCATAGGATCTGGAGCGGCCCCGTTGGGCCTTGAGGTCGCCAGAGAAGTTGAAAAGATGCTTCCAAATGCCGACTACATCCGCCAGGGATGGGGAATGACCGAGGTCACCTGCACGGCAATGGCCTGGGATCCTAACAGCACCGAGGGTTCCTccggtggtgtgggtgagaTGAACCCCAACTGTAAGGCAAAGCTCATGGCTCTGGATGGAAAGACAGAAATCACCAAGGCTGGCGAGCGAGGTGAACTCTGGGTGTCGGGTCCCACTCTGATGCGTGGCTATTGGAACAAGCCTGAACAGACTGCCGATACTATCGTGGTCGACGGCGATGGGACTCGTTGGCTCAAGACCGGTGACATCTCGTACGTGGAGAAGTATGAGCCCGGTGGTATCTTCCACATCGTGGACCGCTCCAAGGAGCTGATCAAGGTCAAGGGTAACCAGGTTGCACCAGCAGAGCTGgaggctcttcttcttgagaacCCAGACGTGaatgatgctgctgttgttggggtaaCGATCAACGGTGAAGAGCTGCCGCGGGCGTACATTGTGCGGAATCCAACATCGAAGGCTTCGGAGCAGGACGTTGCCAAGTGGATGGAGGGCAAGGTTACTCGTTATAAGCGGTTaaagggtggtgttgtgtttGTGGCCGAGATTCCAAAGAATCCG TCTGGCAAAATTCTCCGCAAGATTCTGCGGGAGCGTGcggcgaaggaggtgggCGACAGTGCGCCCAAGGCATCCAAGCTGGCTTGA
- a CDS encoding hypothetical protein (CAZy:GH55; EggNog:ENOG503NVCY; COG:O), with translation MSRNGSTPYYAGDQAYEYYRDVVEFGADPTGGKSSSEGINAAVSAGNRANNTVTTLPAYVSLPPGVYLITEPVRLLVSTYLVGSPGVFGETVLKAAPELGTRPVVLGYDPYQGQGSANKNFYIALRNVVVDMTAVPKETAARGIEWSVSQGSSLSNIKIVMPRGEGVRHRGVAMDFGGGSGKVVSEVMVEGGQIGLEINNQQYTLKGVKVKGAEVGIRVKRGYVVSIIGAEIEGCGIGLDLRGGEWQKGEVVGGVSVVDTVLRECETGVMVRDKGQGVVLDWVEVGGGENVAVRTGDREVLLRGNVKRGQVWVMGNRSPNDSQESKTYPAPRQPSLVTPEGTYLTKPLPQYTSFLPSQIINIRSDPSHPVYGDNTHDDGPSISAILAKASTPGCNTVVLFPRGIYLTRSTILIPPNTRLVGEVLSTISGTGPFFSNPSSPQAVVHIAAPPNSDVTGPVELSDILISVQEISPGATLLQISLPDVSLWSVVLRVGGSIDTTITDSCSNPNPSTCLAAHTLLHITSTASNIYLENIWGWAADHALDVIPNVPAQNIAVGRGLTISHTSGPVTMIGTSFEHCVLYQYGFFDTRDILVIGQQTESPYWQGQGTSLRAPGPWEGEVAFHHCEKQGKGGDDRCFRAWGAYLDNVTNTTIHGSAMWVFFNGMDDNLWDDPQCEGTGGGHDGRGEVVFYGE, from the exons ATGTCCCGAAACGGGAGTACACCCTACTACGCTGGAGATCAGGCATACGAGTATTATCGGGACGTGGTCGAGTTTGGGGCTGATCCGACGGGAGGGAAGTCGAGCAGTGAGGGCATCAATGCGGCGGTGTCAGCCGGGAACAGGGCGAACAATACTGTTACTACCCTCCCGGCTTATGTCTCGCTGCCCCCGGGGGTTTATCTGATTACGGAGCCGGTGCGGTTATTGGTGTCGACTTATCTTGTCGGGAGTCcgggggtgtttggggagaCGGTGTTGAAGGCGGCACCGGAATTGGGGACACGGCC GGTGGTGCTTGGTTACGATCCCTatcaaggccaaggcagcGCCAACAAGAACTTTTATATCGCCCTCCGCAATGTGGTGGTTGATATGACTGCTGTACCGAAAGAGACGGCAGCTA GGGGGATCGAATGGAGTGTAAGTCAGGGGAGTAgtctctccaacatcaagatTGTGATGCcgaggggtgagggggtgaggCATAGGGGGGTGGCGAtggattttgggggtgggtCGGGGAAGGTTGTTAGTGAGGTGATGGTTGAGGGCGGACAGATAGGGTTGGAAATAAATAATCAGCAATACACATTaaagggggtgaaggttaagggggcggaggtggggattagggtgaagagggggtaTGTGGTTAGCATCATAGGGGCGGAAATTGAGGGGTGTGGGATTGGGTTGGATTTAAGGGGGGGAGAATGGcaaaagggggaggtggttgggggggtgtcGGTTGTTGATACTGTTTTGAGGGAATGTGAGACGGGAGTGATGGTGAGAGACAAGGggcagggggtggtgttggattgggttgaggttggtggtggagagaaTGTGGCTGTTAGAACTGGGGATAGGGAGGTGTTACTGAGGGGAAATGTGAAAAGGGGGCAGGTGTGGGTTATGGGGAATAG ATCGCCTAATGACTCTCAAGAATCCAAAACCTACCCTGCCCCCCGGCAGCCCTCCCTCGTCACCCCAGAAGGAACCTACCTCACCAAACCACTGCCGCAATACACCTcgttccttccctcccaaatAATCAACATCAGATccgacccctcccaccccgttTACGGAGACAACACCCACGACGACGGCCCCTCCATCAGCGCTatcctcgccaaagcatCCACCCCCGGCTGCAATACCGTGGTCCTCTTCCCCCGAGGCATTTACCTCACCCGCTCAACCATCCTGATCCCACCAAACACCCGCCTCGTCGGCGAAGTCCTATCTACCATCTCCGGCACCGGTCCCTTtttctccaacccctcctccccccaagcaGTCGTCCACATCGCCGCTCCCCCCAATTCCGATGTCACTGGCCCAGTAGAGCTATCCGACATCCTCATTTCAGTCCAAGAAATCTCCCCCGGCGCCACCCTCCTGCaaatctccctccccgaTGTCTCCCTCTGGTCTGTCGTGCTGAGAGTAGGAGGCAGCATCGACACAACCATCACCGATTCCTGctccaacccaaacccatcaACCTGCCTCGCCGCGCACACCTTGTTGCATATCACCTCGACGGCGTCAAACATCTACCTAGAAAACATCTGGGGCTGGGCAGCCGACCATGCCCTGGATGTGATCCCCAACGTCCCAGCGCAAAACATAGCCGTTGGTCGCGGGTTGACCATCTCCCACACCTCGGGGCCGGTAACCATGATCGGTACGAGCTTCGAACACTGCGTACTGTATCAATACGGCTTCTTCGACACGAGAGATATTCTGGTGATAGGGCAACAGACTGAATCACCTTACTGGCAGGGTCAGGGTACTTCCTTGCGAGCTCCGGGGCcatgggagggagaggtagCATTTCATCATTGTGAGAAACAAggaaagggtggtgatgacagGTGCTTCCGCGCCTGGGGAGCGTACCTCGACAACGTGACCAATACAACCATCCACGGGTCGGCAATGTGGGTGTTTTTCAACGGGATGGATGATAACTTGTGGGATGATCCGCAGTGTGAGGGGACGGGTGGG GGGCACGATGGAAGGGGTGAGGTGGTTTTCTATGGGGAGTAA
- a CDS encoding hypothetical protein (EggNog:ENOG50KOG0845; COG:S), whose protein sequence is MESSSKKRSIFGLGALFQRSTTPTEQDSKKDATMKDAAPSLPRPASASSAPESPAKRASDSQMASRRIIGRPHGPSSKLSQSFTASDLNTRTVTIGTPRRMPGDNPNKPSFSSSMATRPNTNFTGQSSTRTNIFRSSAISSRPGLPNYSSSKPTSSLNQSFPPNTPGRATTRAATAELNGRALPQPSTSGDLFKMRIQSPPVHLTGEMMAKEVPSELNRTGSVYADEFLAHYCPPDLDEQQRRQFFCILDLRRLKYAADEVFNKKDWKINILNFAKEYEKSRSLIMLRYGLYEFKTVRASEAVKKEWKEKHNIPDSDEEEETAPKTNGGAKRKASIELSPQPGARPGPGLSSIQRTRAPEVSAKNKRKADEEPEESNQPAKLQKPGPAPAKAPSATKSLFEKVANNTPVKSLKASTSSLFEPSTKAKPNGLFASSSKPAGSSNIFGHLSDTSKNSGNEGADEDSDSESDAEEEDTEEASGSEDQTDSGEGSSGDKKASVNGTSSSSSEAGESFSQGRSLFERITRDADGKPVRKLGTHDGSLFPTPAEKERAVSPVKETAPVPAPKPAPANKTWDANTPIKFAAPAAATAPGTSLFGSTAPKPAAPSGSLFGSAKPTETPKETPAPTNLFGGTVKTVDEASEETSKPPANLFSGFQPKPADSTPAATPAFGGFKPSTSTGTGSSLFGSSVAAHAASEPKKEEEKKVATVPGLPTTAPTSFTFGGRSISVAADNKATTATATFNPTDMFGENKKEIAPAKLLFGEAKKEETPAASTPPAASLFGSTATTEAAKPAEAKSLFGASTVAPTMETKTLFGASATAPSTEEPAAKKFAFGSTDTKSATPSLFGSNASTPVPEAPKPAETKSLFGAGTAAPATDTKSLFGASTAAPGASLFGSNTQPAAAGTPLFGASTTAAPATETKSLFGSTATTPVPESKPLFGSTTPAPETKSLFGSTTPAPEAKPFTFGAAPAAETKSLFGNTSSAATETKSLFGTTSAPESKPFFGGSTIQPESKPPASLFANSQTLAPSAPLASNIFSFGGSQTTVPATQSFTFGSTPASQPAAPAGGSTFGNAGATAGASTSFNFTAGGSNSANNSFNNPFTSGQDGPPTAPTSFTFGSGAPAATQSFTFGSTPAPSAGGVPTFSFGGASDAGASQAVPSSGPVFSFGGASQNPAGGSIFANSLAPGGGTSTGTNTPFTFGGASSLATTPAAGTPEPSASGNNAAAAAAATATTATQDGNTQGTNADGDDAPQEHQISLTDGGRGEEDESVVHEVRAKAMKYNTGEADENDSSTDNNSNKKKGWAVQGIGNLKLLKHKETGAVRLLLRAEPRGHIAFNKLLIPSITYKVDPPGAKAVKVVVAKDNGKGLETWMLQVKTKEMAEVLAGKLEGEKKGNEKK, encoded by the exons ATGGAGTCCTCATCCAAGAAGCGAAGCATCTTCGGCCTCGGCGCCCTGTTCCAGCGCTCTACAACCCCAACTGAGCAGGACTCCAAGAAGGATGCCACCATGAAGGACGCTGCGCCCTCGCTGCCACGTCCCGCCAGCGCGTCATCTGCGCCCGAGAGTCCGGCGAAGCGCGCCTCCGACTCCCAGATGGCTTCGCGCAGAATCATCGGTCGGCCCCATGGCCCATCAAGCAAGCTCTCCCAGAGCTTCACAGCATCAGATCTCAACACCAGAACCGTCACGATCGGGACACCAAGACGGATGCCTGGCGACAATCCCAACAAACCCTCGTTTTCCTCGTCCATGGCGACACGCCCCAATACAAACTTCACAGGCCAGAGCTCTACCCGAACCAACATCTTCCGTTCCTCAGCCATCTCATCCCGCCCTGGCCTTCCCAACTACTCGTCCTCGAAGCCGACGAGCTCACTGAACCAGAGCTTCCCGCCAAACACCCCCGGCAGGGCGACGACACGGGCTGCTACCGCCGAGCTTAATGGGCGCGCCCTGCCCCAACCATCCACCTCGGGTGATCTCTTCAAGATGAGGATTCAGTCCCCACCGGTTCATCTCACGGGAGAAATGATGGCTAAGGAGGTGCCCAGTGAGCTCAACCGAACCGGATCGGTCTATGCCGACGAGTTCCTGGCGCACTACTGCCCCCCCGATCTCGACGAGCAACAGAGACGCCAGTTCTTTTGCATTCTCGACTTGCGACGGTTGAAGTATGCCGCCGACGAGGTTTTTAACAAGAAAGACTGGAAGATTAATATCTTGAACTTTGCAAAGGAGTACGAGAAGAGCCGAAGCTTGATCATGCTGCGATATGGCCTTTACGAGTTCAAGACGGTGCGCGCCTccgaggctgtcaagaaggaATGGAAGGAGAAGCACAATATCCCCGATTccgatgaagaggaagagactGCGCCCAAGACGAACGGCGGAGCGAAGCGCAAGGCGTCGATCGAGCTGAGCCCTCAGCCAGGGGCCCGCCCAGGCCCTGGTCTGAGCAGTATCCAGCGCACTCGTGCGCCCGAGGTTTCTGCGAAGAACAAGCGCAAGGCCGACGAGGAGCCCGAGGAGAGCAACCAGCCGGCCAAGTTGCAGAAGCCAGGTCCTGCCCCTGCCAAGGCTCCATCGGCTACCAAGTCTCTGTTTGAAAAGGTCGCGAACAACACTCCTGTCAAGTCCTTGAAGGCTTCGACAAGCAGCCTCTTCGAGCCTAGCACGAAAGCCAAGCCCAACGGACTGTTTGCGTCTTCCTCGAAGCCAGCTGGGTCGTCTAATATCTTTGGTCATCTGTCCGACACGAGCAAGAACAGCGGTAATGAGGGCGCTGATGAAGACAGTGACAGTGAATccgatgccgaggaagaggacacTGAGGAGGCTAGTGGATCCGAGGACCAGACTGACAGCGGCGAGGGTTCATCTGGCGACAAGAAGGCGTCAGTTAACGGtacctcgagctcctcgtcggAGGCGGGCGAGAGCTTCAGCCAGGGCCGCAGCCTGTTTGAAAGAATCACACGGGACGCTGACGGCAAGCCAGTTCGGAAGCTCGGTACTCATGATGGATCTCTGTTCCCTACCCCTGCTGAAAAGGAGAGAGCTGTCAGCCCAGTCAAGGAGACTGCCCCTGTGCCTGCGCCTAAGCCTGCGCCTGCCAACAAGACCTGGGATGCTAATACTCCTATCAAGTTCGCGGCCCCGGCTGCGGCTACAGCTCCAGGCACTTCTCTGTTCGGTTCTACTGCTCCCAAGCCTGCCGCGCCTAGTGGCAGCCTTTTCGGGTCGGCCAAGCCTACGGAGACACCCAAGGAGACGCCTGCACCTACTAACCTGTTTGGAGGTACTGTGAAGACGGTTGATGAGGCTTCCGAGGAGACTTCCAAGCCTCCTGCTAACCTGTTCTCGGGCTTCCAGCCTAAGCCCGCTGATTCGACTCCTGCTGCTACTCCTGCTTTTGGCGGATTTAAGCCATCCACGTCTACCGGCACAGGCTCGTCACTCTTTGGCTCGTCCGTCGCTGCTCACGCTGCCTCTGagcccaagaaggaggaggagaagaaggttgccACCGTGCCTGGTCTGCCAACCACTGCCCCTACCTCGTTCACCTTCGGCGGCAGGTCTATCAGCGTTGCTGCCGACAACAAGGCTACTACTGCTACTGCTACCTTCAATCCTACGGACATGTTTGGtgagaacaagaaggagattgcCCCTGCCAAGCTCCTATTTGgcgaggccaagaaggaggagactCCTGCGGCGAGCACTCCTCCCGCCGCGTCCCTGTTCGGCAGCACTGCGACCACCGAGGCTGCTAAGcccgccgaggccaagagTCTCTTTGGCGCGAGCACTGTGGCCCCCACGATGGAGACCAAGACCCTGTTTGGTGCTTCCGCTACTGCCCCGTCTACCGAGGAGCCTGCAGCGAAGAAGTTTGCCTTTGGCAGCACTGACACCAAGTCTGCGACTCCTTCTCTTTTTGGATCTAATGCTTCCACTCCTGTACCTGAGGCTCCCAAGCCTGCCGAGACTAAGAGCCTCTTTGGCGCAGGTactgctgctcctgccacGGATACTAAGAGCTTGTTCGGCGCTTCGACCGCCGCTCCGGGTGCCAGCTTGTTCGGAAGCAACACACAGcctgccgctgccggcaCGCCTCTCTTTGGTGCCAGCACCACTGCGGCCCCGGCTACCGAGACCAAGAGTTTGTTTGGTAGCACTGCGACTACACCTGTTCCGGAGAGCAAGCCTCTTTTCGGTAGCACTACGCCGGCCCCCGAGACCAAGTCTTTGTTCGGTAGCACCACTCCTGCCCCGGAGGCCAAGCCCTTTACGTTTGGTGCTGCTCCTGCGGCGGAGACCAAGTCGCTGTTTGGCAACACTTCTTCCGCTGCCACGGAGACGAAGAGCCTGTTTGGCACCACTTCGGCGCCAGAGAGCAAGCCCTTCTTTGGTGGAAGCACGATCCAGCCAGAGTCGAAGCCTCCTGCCAGCCTGTTTGCTAACAGCCAGACTCTGGCGCCCTCTGCGCCCCTGGCTAGCAACATTTTCAGCTTTGGTGGCTCGCAGACTACGGTTCCGGCTACACAGTCCTTTACCTTTGGATCTACACCTGCCTCGCAGCCTGCGGCGCCGGCGGGTGGTTCCACCTTTGGCAATGCCGGTGCCACTGCCGGCGCTTCCACCTCGTTCAACTTCACGGCCGGTGGTAGCAACTCGGCCAACAACTCGTTCAACAACCCATTCACGTCGGGCCAGGACGGTCCCCCGACCGCCCCGACATCTTTCACCTTCGGCAGTGGTGCTCCTGCCGCCACGCAGTCCTTCACCTTTGGCAGCACCCCTGCCCCTAGTGCGGGCGGTGTCCCTACTTTCAGCTTCGGTGGCGCGTCGGATGCCGGCGCTTCTCAAGCCGTTCCTTCATCGGGGCCCGTGTTCTCCTTTGGTGGTGCGTCCCAGAACCCCGCCGGGGGTTCCATCTTTGCAAACAGTTTGGCTCCTGGTGGGGGAACCTCTACAGGTACAA ATACCCCTTTCACATTCGGAGGTGCTTCAAGCCTGGCGACGACGCCGGCTGCTGGGACCCCCGAGCCTTCTGCCAGCGGCAATaatgctgccgctgctgctgctgctactgccACCACTGCTACTCAGGATGGTAACACTCAAGGGACAAACGCTGACGGGGATGACGCACCACAGGAGCATCAAATCTCGCTAACCGACGGCGGccggggcgaggaggacgagtcCGTCGTCCATGAAGTCCGCGCCAAGGCAATGAAGTATAACACGGGAGAGGCTGACGAGAACGACTCGTCGACTGATAAtaacagcaacaagaagaaggggtgggCGGTGCAGGGGATTGGTAATCTGAAGCTGCTGAAGCACAAGGAGACAGgggcggtgaggttgttgctgagagCAGAGCCGCGCGGGCACATTGCGTTTAATAAGTTGTTGATTCCGAGCATAACGTACAAGGTTGACCCGCCGGGGGCGAAGgcggtgaaggtggtggtggcgaaaGATaatgggaaggggttggagacgtGGATGTTGCAGGTCAAGACGAAGGAGATGGCGGAGGTGTTGGCggggaagttggagggggagaagaaggggaatgAGAAGAAGTga
- a CDS encoding hypothetical protein (EggNog:ENOG503P46E; COG:S) — MSLANDKFPSSAAFDAINHAISASDADRKEAIKAGNAVFAFVLKNKAGETDEWHIDLKNKGAVGKGLGEKPTVTLSLSDADFGALVAGKANAQRLFMSGKLKIKGDVMKATKLDPILKKAQTKAKL; from the exons ATGTCTCTCGCCAACG ACAAGttcccctcctcggccgcctttgACGCGATCAACCATGCCATCTCTGCTTCCGACGCCGACCGCAAGGAGGCCATCAAGGCCGGCAACGCTGTTTTCGCCTTTGTGCTCAAGAACAAGGCTGGCGAGACGGACGAGTGGCACATTGATCTTAAGAACAAGGGGGCTGTTGGCAAGGGGCTTGGGGAGAAGCCTACTG tcaccctctccctctccgacGCCGACTTTGGCGCTCTTGTCGCCGGCAAGGCCAACGCGCAGAGACTGTTCATGTCTGGCAAGCTCAAGATCAAGGGAGATGTCATGAAGGCTACCAAGCTGGATCCTATTCTTAAGAAGGCGCAGACTAAGGCTAAGCTTTAG